The Bacteroidota bacterium genome has a window encoding:
- the gcvP gene encoding aminomethyl-transferring glycine dehydrogenase, producing the protein MSNRPFSARHLGPRPQDVNTMLKSIGVGSLDQLIAETVPASIRLPKALRLPAALKEHEFLRELQSIAAKNQVFKSYIGMGYYDTIVPGVIQRNILENPGWYTAYTPYQAEIAQGRLEALLNFQTMIIDLTGMEIANASLLDEATAAAEAMHMFYASRPKEVAARNANKLFVSQTCLPQTLDVLKTRSEPLGIELVIGDASAFKADPAVFGVILQYPDLNGEVNDYRSLIHSAHAAGIQVALGADLMALALVTPPGEWGADVVYGNTQRFGVPMGFGGPHAAYFASRESYKREMPGRIIGVSIDSHGHRALRMALQTREQHIRRDKATSNICTAQVLLAVMAGMYAVYHGPDGIRAIAQDIHDKTRRFVHEASKLGYTIETRTYFDTVVIHTGKHTDALHRKAEEGRINLRRIDGERVGVSIDETTSGEDLHQLLNVFAAVAGKAYAGPNGTVPADVITGDLSRRSDYLTHPVFNKHHSEHEMLRYITALENKDLSLNHSMIALGSCTMKLNATAEMAPVSWAAFNSIHPFAPASQTAGYQQITRELEQWLCEITGFDAVSLQPNSGAQGEYAGLMVIRAYHYSRGDQHRDIVLIPSSAHGTNPASAVMAGMKVVVVKCDDHGNIDVADLRAKAEQHKANLSALMVTYPSTHGVFEEAIREITQIVHECGGQVYMDGANMNAQVGLTNPATIGADVCHLNLHKTFAIPHGGGGPGMGPIGVAKHLAPFLPGHPVVKMGGNTPAVSAAPWGSASILLISYAYIRMLGPDGVTDATRYAILNANYMKSRLERDFQVLYVGSHGRVAHEMIIDCRSFKQAGIEVEDIAKRLMDYGFHAPTMSFPVPGTIMIEPTESEPKDELDRFCDALLSIRKEIQAVENGSADRKDNVLKNAPHTMHEVTRDNWSHTYSRQEAAFPLPYVAAHKFWPSVGRVDNAYGDRNLVCACPPMEAYEDVVA; encoded by the coding sequence ATGTCCAATCGTCCGTTTTCCGCCCGCCATCTGGGTCCGCGACCGCAGGATGTCAACACCATGCTCAAGAGTATCGGCGTCGGCTCCCTGGACCAACTGATCGCCGAAACCGTTCCCGCCAGCATCCGTTTGCCAAAGGCTCTGCGCCTGCCGGCTGCCCTTAAGGAGCACGAGTTCCTCCGCGAATTGCAATCGATCGCTGCGAAGAACCAGGTGTTCAAGTCGTATATCGGGATGGGCTATTACGACACCATCGTACCGGGTGTCATTCAACGCAACATCCTGGAAAACCCGGGTTGGTATACCGCCTATACGCCTTATCAGGCGGAGATCGCGCAGGGGCGTCTGGAAGCCCTGTTGAATTTCCAGACCATGATCATCGACCTCACCGGCATGGAGATCGCGAACGCGTCCCTGCTGGATGAGGCGACTGCCGCGGCGGAAGCTATGCACATGTTCTATGCTTCGCGCCCGAAAGAAGTAGCCGCCCGTAACGCGAACAAACTATTTGTTTCCCAAACCTGTCTGCCGCAAACCCTCGACGTTCTGAAGACCCGTTCCGAGCCACTCGGCATCGAACTCGTCATCGGCGACGCTTCCGCATTCAAGGCTGATCCGGCCGTGTTCGGCGTGATCCTGCAATATCCCGACCTGAACGGTGAAGTCAACGACTACCGGTCCCTTATCCACTCGGCGCATGCGGCCGGCATTCAGGTTGCTCTTGGTGCCGACTTAATGGCCTTGGCGCTTGTAACACCTCCGGGCGAATGGGGGGCCGATGTGGTCTATGGGAATACCCAACGCTTCGGGGTTCCGATGGGCTTCGGCGGTCCGCACGCCGCTTATTTCGCTTCCCGCGAAAGCTACAAACGCGAAATGCCCGGCCGTATCATTGGTGTTTCGATCGACAGTCATGGTCACCGTGCGTTGCGCATGGCGCTTCAGACGCGCGAACAGCACATCCGTCGGGACAAGGCCACTTCGAACATCTGCACCGCGCAGGTGTTGTTGGCCGTTATGGCGGGGATGTACGCGGTGTACCACGGTCCCGACGGTATCCGTGCCATCGCACAGGACATCCACGATAAGACCCGTCGTTTCGTTCACGAAGCTTCCAAGCTCGGGTACACGATCGAAACCCGTACCTATTTCGATACGGTCGTCATTCATACCGGAAAGCATACGGATGCCTTGCACCGGAAAGCCGAAGAAGGACGTATCAATCTTCGCCGCATCGACGGTGAGCGCGTGGGTGTGAGCATCGACGAGACCACTTCAGGGGAAGATTTGCACCAACTGCTGAACGTATTCGCGGCCGTTGCCGGCAAGGCATATGCCGGACCGAACGGCACCGTTCCGGCGGATGTTATCACCGGCGATCTTTCCCGCCGTTCCGACTATCTCACGCACCCGGTCTTCAACAAACACCATTCGGAGCATGAAATGCTTCGCTATATCACCGCCCTGGAGAACAAGGATCTTTCGCTCAACCACTCGATGATCGCGCTCGGATCCTGCACCATGAAGCTGAATGCTACGGCTGAAATGGCGCCGGTAAGCTGGGCGGCTTTCAACAGCATCCACCCGTTCGCACCGGCTTCGCAAACCGCCGGTTACCAGCAGATCACCCGCGAGCTCGAACAATGGCTGTGCGAGATCACCGGCTTCGATGCGGTTTCGCTGCAACCCAACTCGGGCGCACAGGGCGAATACGCGGGCCTGATGGTGATCCGCGCCTATCATTATTCGCGTGGCGACCAACACCGCGATATTGTGCTCATCCCTTCCTCCGCGCATGGCACCAACCCCGCCAGTGCAGTAATGGCCGGGATGAAGGTCGTAGTCGTAAAATGCGACGATCATGGAAACATCGACGTCGCCGACTTGCGCGCGAAGGCTGAACAGCACAAAGCGAACCTATCCGCCTTGATGGTGACCTATCCGTCGACGCACGGAGTATTCGAAGAAGCGATCCGCGAGATCACGCAGATCGTTCATGAGTGCGGCGGACAGGTTTACATGGATGGCGCGAACATGAACGCGCAAGTTGGTCTGACGAATCCCGCCACCATCGGCGCGGACGTCTGTCACCTCAACCTGCACAAAACCTTCGCCATTCCACATGGCGGTGGCGGCCCCGGCATGGGCCCGATCGGCGTGGCCAAACACCTCGCTCCGTTCCTGCCCGGACATCCTGTTGTCAAGATGGGCGGCAATACACCGGCCGTATCCGCGGCACCCTGGGGCAGCGCGAGCATACTCCTGATCTCGTATGCCTATATCCGCATGCTGGGTCCGGACGGAGTCACCGACGCCACCCGCTACGCGATCCTGAACGCGAACTACATGAAGTCGCGCCTGGAGCGGGACTTCCAGGTTCTTTACGTCGGATCGCACGGCCGGGTCGCGCACGAGATGATCATCGACTGCCGTTCCTTCAAACAGGCGGGAATTGAAGTGGAAGACATCGCCAAGCGCCTGATGGATTACGGCTTCCATGCACCGACGATGTCGTTCCCGGTACCGGGCACGATCATGATCGAACCCACGGAGAGCGAACCGAAGGATGAATTGGATCGCTTCTGTGACGCTTTGTTGAGCATCCGGAAGGAAATCCAGGCTGTAGAAAACGGTTCGGCGGACCGGAAGGACAACGTCCTGAAAAATGCTCCGCATACCATGCACGAAGTGACTCGTGACAACTGGTCGCACACCTACAGCCGGCAGGAAGCCGCCTTCCCGCTACCTTATGTGGCAGCGCATAAATTCTGGCCATCGGTCGGACGGGTCGACAACGCCTATGGTGATCGCAACCTGGTTTGTGCTTGTCCGCCCATGGAAGCGTATGAAGACGTGGTAGCGTAA
- a CDS encoding T9SS type A sorting domain-containing protein, which produces MKKFYFLLTVAVALGLAASAQLSRKASTGKNHARSSNVAVARQANPLKKHSASIQRTATTLWSDDFSVPANWTLSASVGTDNWVIGVNGPSGSFAIDPINSTSAANGFAMFDSDLLCSGDQVAELTLANNIDLSGTTSARLVFEQYYRRFFDSTYVFVSNDGGTTWTQYSVNANTVNNNFNSNNAPFGSESNPDVVSIDITSVAAGSSQVRVRFQFYSPATLDPSAGCAYAWMVDDVAIEDIPANDIGIAETANPSQYSSTPILQVTPLTLAARVVNNGGAVATNVGVTIDIFDANLNNVFTGATSTASSLASGDTTALLSTATSFTPADTGIYYIQYVCSMTDPDANTSNDTTYSFVYVDDSTYARDETFFDAATYLGGFGFNGNTGYLGHMFDIIQASSLTSVSFFLDAATLGDVMSVDVFTVSAGEPSLVIGGTGNYTISADDTGGAFITLPFLSAINVIPGQYFVAVNQQSTNNITLGASSGYFTPNTGFFQVAGGAWTALETVFELSFILRPNNPSSTLVGVNNVELNKNITVFPNPSKGYVFIMTNNGAEKDALVTVSNTMGQIVYTNTFSALDNAKIDLRNQADGIYTVRVQTANGVMTKNIMVSNK; this is translated from the coding sequence ATGAAAAAGTTCTACTTTCTCCTGACCGTTGCCGTAGCGCTCGGCCTCGCCGCATCCGCGCAACTGTCACGTAAGGCTTCGACTGGCAAAAACCACGCGCGTTCCTCGAACGTTGCTGTTGCCCGTCAGGCTAATCCGCTGAAGAAGCACTCCGCTTCCATCCAGCGCACCGCTACCACCTTATGGTCGGATGATTTCAGCGTCCCGGCAAACTGGACCCTATCCGCTTCGGTTGGTACGGATAACTGGGTCATCGGCGTCAACGGCCCGAGTGGTTCGTTCGCGATCGATCCGATCAACTCTACCTCCGCAGCCAACGGTTTCGCCATGTTCGATTCCGACCTGCTGTGCAGCGGCGATCAGGTTGCTGAGCTCACGCTTGCCAACAACATCGACCTGAGCGGCACTACTTCCGCTCGTCTGGTATTCGAGCAGTACTACCGTCGTTTCTTCGACTCCACCTACGTGTTCGTATCCAATGACGGCGGCACCACCTGGACCCAATACTCGGTCAACGCCAACACGGTGAACAACAACTTCAACTCGAACAACGCTCCGTTCGGTTCCGAGTCGAACCCGGACGTGGTTTCCATCGACATCACCAGCGTTGCTGCCGGTTCTTCCCAGGTACGCGTTCGCTTCCAGTTCTACTCTCCGGCTACGCTGGATCCCAGTGCCGGCTGCGCTTACGCGTGGATGGTTGACGATGTCGCGATCGAAGACATCCCTGCCAACGACATCGGTATTGCCGAGACCGCTAACCCGAGCCAGTACAGCTCGACCCCGATCCTGCAGGTTACCCCGTTGACCCTGGCTGCCCGTGTAGTCAACAACGGCGGCGCTGTTGCCACCAACGTTGGTGTGACCATCGACATTTTCGATGCCAACCTGAACAACGTCTTCACCGGAGCCACCAGCACGGCATCCAGCCTTGCATCCGGCGACACCACGGCGCTGCTGAGCACCGCAACCAGCTTCACCCCGGCCGATACCGGCATCTATTACATCCAGTATGTATGTTCGATGACCGATCCGGACGCCAACACCTCGAACGATACGACCTACTCATTCGTTTACGTTGACGATTCCACCTACGCGCGCGATGAGACCTTCTTCGACGCTGCTACCTACCTCGGCGGCTTCGGTTTCAACGGCAACACCGGTTACCTCGGACACATGTTCGATATCATCCAGGCTTCTTCACTCACCTCGGTTTCCTTCTTCCTGGATGCCGCCACGCTGGGTGATGTAATGTCTGTCGACGTGTTCACGGTTAGCGCTGGCGAACCGAGCCTGGTCATTGGCGGAACCGGCAACTACACCATCTCGGCGGATGACACCGGTGGCGCTTTCATCACGCTTCCGTTCCTTTCCGCTATCAACGTGATCCCTGGCCAGTATTTCGTAGCTGTCAACCAGCAAAGCACGAACAACATCACCCTCGGCGCTTCGAGCGGTTACTTCACCCCGAACACCGGTTTCTTCCAGGTTGCCGGCGGCGCATGGACCGCTCTCGAGACCGTGTTTGAACTCTCGTTCATCCTCCGTCCGAACAACCCGTCTTCGACCCTGGTTGGCGTGAACAACGTCGAACTGAACAAGAACATCACCGTGTTCCCGAACCCGTCGAAAGGTTACGTCTTCATCATGACCAACAACGGTGCTGAGAAAGACGCGCTGGTAACCGTGAGCAACACCATGGGCCAGATCGTTTACACCAACACCTTCTCCGCTCTGGACAACGCGAAGATCGATCTCCGCAACCAGGCTGACGGCATCTACACCGTACGCGTACAAACCGCGAACGGCGTGATGACCAAGAACATCATGGTTTCGAACAAGTAA
- a CDS encoding ATP-binding cassette domain-containing protein: protein MIEIRNISKSFSGRSILSNVSTVFEKGHINLVIGGSGSGKTVMMKCMVGLEEVDSGEIVYDGHIFSGLGKKERKPFRQDIGMVFQGGALFDSLTVEQNVMFPLNMFTDQTLEEKRERVQFCLNRVNLPQASKLTPSELSGGMKKRVAIARAIAPNPKYLFCDEPNSGLDPRTSIVIDNLIKEITEEFNITTIVNTHDMNSVLEIGDKILYLHKGQKWWEGTVEDILRTDNPELNDFIFASKLAKGIKKV from the coding sequence ATGATCGAGATCCGGAACATATCGAAGAGTTTTTCCGGAAGGTCGATCCTCAGCAACGTGAGTACCGTTTTCGAGAAAGGGCACATCAACCTGGTCATTGGTGGCTCCGGTTCCGGGAAGACGGTCATGATGAAATGCATGGTCGGCCTCGAAGAAGTCGACAGTGGCGAGATCGTCTACGACGGTCACATTTTTTCCGGACTCGGCAAAAAGGAGCGGAAGCCCTTTCGCCAGGATATCGGCATGGTCTTCCAGGGAGGAGCCTTGTTCGATTCGCTGACGGTGGAACAGAATGTCATGTTCCCCCTGAACATGTTCACCGATCAAACGCTTGAAGAGAAACGCGAACGAGTGCAGTTCTGCCTCAACCGGGTCAATCTTCCGCAGGCCAGCAAACTCACGCCGTCGGAGCTGAGCGGCGGAATGAAAAAGCGTGTAGCCATCGCGCGCGCGATCGCTCCGAATCCGAAATACCTTTTCTGCGATGAACCCAATTCGGGCCTCGATCCGCGTACGTCGATCGTCATCGACAACCTGATCAAGGAAATCACCGAGGAGTTCAACATCACCACGATCGTCAACACACACGACATGAACTCCGTGTTGGAGATCGGGGACAAGATCCTGTACTTGCACAAAGGGCAAAAGTGGTGGGAGGGAACCGTCGAAGACATCCTCCGCACCGACAACCCCGAACTCAACGACTTCATCTTCGCCTCCAAGCTGGCCAAAGGAATCAAGAAAGTTTGA